DNA from Parageobacillus thermoglucosidasius:
AACATATTCCTTCTTTGCGCATTCACCAATATAATAAAAATATAAGATATTAAAAAGCAGGAAGGACGTAATTGCGATGACGGAAAAATCACAGATTTTATTAGAAAGCGGTACGAACGAACTGGAAATTGTCGAGTTTATCATTGCGAATAACCACTTTGCGATCAATGTCATGAAAGTGCGCGAAATCGTTCGCCCGCTTCCGATTACGAAAATTCCGCATGCTCATCCGCATATTGAAGGGATCATTGAGCTGCGCGGAGAAGTGCTTCCGGTTGTTGATTTGGCAAAAGTGCTGCATTTTCCATCTTCCGAACACCCTGAACATGATAAATTTATTGTCGCAGAGTTTAATCAACTTAAAGTTGTTTTCCATGTACATGATGTGACACGCATCCATCGGATTTCATGGAAACAAATTGAAAAACCATCGCAAATGTACCAAGGGCTGGAAGCACAAATTATTGGTGTCGTGAAATTGGAAGGACAAATGATTTTACTGTTAGATTTTGAAAAAATTATCGTCGACATTAACCCAGACTTAGGGATAAGCGCGCAACAAATGAAACAGCTTGGAACCCGCGAACGCTCCCAAAAAAAGATCATCGTGGCGGAAGATTCGC
Protein-coding regions in this window:
- a CDS encoding chemotaxis protein, which codes for MTEKSQILLESGTNELEIVEFIIANNHFAINVMKVREIVRPLPITKIPHAHPHIEGIIELRGEVLPVVDLAKVLHFPSSEHPEHDKFIVAEFNQLKVVFHVHDVTRIHRISWKQIEKPSQMYQGLEAQIIGVVKLEGQMILLLDFEKIIVDINPDLGISAQQMKQLGTRERSQKKIIVAEDSPLLRRMLRETLTEAGYGSVEFFENGEDALHYLQSIVDAGKDIAEEVQLVITDIEMPQMDGHHLTKRIREDERLKKLPVIIFSSLITDDLRHKGEKVGATAQVSKPQIGELVNMIDAHIL